Proteins encoded by one window of Sediminicoccus rosea:
- a CDS encoding LOG family protein yields MAEASAGVNLRRVCVFCGAQPGHDPVHAGLAADLGRAIAARGLGLVYGGGKVGLMGIVADAALKGGAEVIGVIPEALMDRELGHGGVTDLRVVPSMHVRKAMMNDLSDGFVVLPGGIGTLEESVEIQSWAQLGIHAKGLVYLDVDDYWAPFFALLERMTEGGFVRPQHAGLALRARTPEAALDALAGWTPPTVTRWMTQKET; encoded by the coding sequence GTGGCTGAGGCTTCGGCGGGGGTGAACCTCCGGCGCGTCTGCGTCTTCTGCGGCGCCCAGCCGGGGCATGATCCGGTGCATGCGGGCCTCGCCGCCGATCTCGGCCGCGCCATCGCGGCGCGCGGCCTCGGCCTCGTCTATGGCGGCGGCAAGGTGGGCCTCATGGGCATCGTGGCCGATGCGGCGCTGAAGGGGGGCGCCGAGGTGATCGGTGTGATCCCCGAGGCGCTGATGGACCGGGAGCTCGGCCATGGCGGCGTGACGGATCTGCGCGTCGTCCCCTCCATGCATGTCCGCAAGGCGATGATGAACGACCTCTCGGATGGCTTCGTCGTGCTGCCGGGCGGCATCGGGACGCTCGAGGAGAGTGTCGAGATCCAGTCCTGGGCGCAGCTCGGCATCCATGCCAAGGGCCTCGTCTATCTCGACGTGGATGACTACTGGGCGCCCTTCTTCGCCCTGCTGGAACGAATGACCGAAGGGGGCTTCGTGCGGCCGCAGCATGCGGGCCTGGCGCTGCGGGCGCGGACGCCCGAGGCGGCGCTGGATGCGCTGGCCGGCTGGACGCCGCCCACCGTGACCCGCTGGATGACGCAGAAAGAGACATGA
- a CDS encoding bifunctional riboflavin kinase/FAD synthetase, which yields MSAPVIVTDWRAVPPALRGGTLALGNLDGVHLGHAAVLAAAHQARPDLALGALTFEPHPREHFRPDDPPFRLTLLPAKAAALGAAGARVVVALPFGPELAAMSARDFVAQVLHQALDAKHLACGPDFAFGHRRGGDVGFLRQIAEELGIGLSIVPHVADGEGTISSTRIRRLLQDGYPERAAALLGRPFSIVGPVTHGDARGRTIGFPTANIPLGRHLEPARGVYAVRATLPDGRVVPGVANLGRRPTLGGDPVSRLEAHLFDLAEDLYGQELRVALTAFIREERKFPDFPALVAQIRADAATARKLLGA from the coding sequence ATGAGCGCGCCCGTGATCGTCACCGACTGGCGCGCCGTACCGCCCGCGCTGCGGGGGGGCACGCTGGCGCTCGGCAACCTCGATGGCGTGCATCTGGGCCATGCGGCGGTGCTGGCCGCGGCGCATCAGGCGCGGCCGGACCTGGCGCTTGGCGCGCTTACCTTCGAGCCGCATCCGCGCGAGCATTTCCGCCCCGATGACCCGCCGTTCCGGCTCACCCTGCTGCCCGCCAAGGCGGCGGCGCTGGGGGCGGCGGGGGCGCGCGTCGTCGTCGCGCTGCCCTTCGGGCCGGAGCTGGCCGCCATGTCGGCGCGGGATTTCGTCGCACAGGTGCTGCACCAGGCGCTGGATGCGAAGCACCTGGCCTGCGGCCCGGATTTCGCCTTCGGCCATCGCCGTGGCGGGGATGTCGGCTTCCTGCGCCAGATCGCCGAGGAACTGGGCATCGGCCTCTCCATCGTGCCGCATGTGGCCGATGGCGAGGGCACCATCAGCTCCACCCGCATCCGCCGCCTGCTGCAGGATGGCTATCCCGAGCGCGCGGCAGCCCTGCTGGGCCGGCCCTTTTCCATCGTCGGGCCCGTCACGCATGGCGATGCGCGCGGGCGGACCATCGGCTTTCCCACGGCGAACATCCCGCTCGGCCGCCACCTGGAGCCGGCGCGCGGGGTCTATGCGGTGCGGGCCACGCTGCCCGATGGGCGGGTGGTGCCCGGCGTCGCCAATCTCGGCCGGCGGCCGACGCTGGGGGGCGATCCCGTCTCGCGGCTGGAGGCGCATCTGTTTGACCTGGCCGAGGATCTCTACGGCCAGGAACTGCGGGTGGCGCTCACCGCCTTCATCCGGGAGGAGCGGAAATTCCCCGACTTCCCGGCGCTCGTCGCGCAGATCCGGGCGGATGCGGCCACCGCGCGGAAGCTGCTGGGCGCCTGA